CTTCGAGCAGGCCGACGAGTTCGTCATCGACCGGGCCCGCAACCGGCACTCGGCCTTCGGCCTCGGCATCCACCGCTGCCTCGGCTCGAACCTGGCCCGCCTCGAGCTCACCGTGGCCATCGAGGAGTGGATGGCGCGCTTCCCCGACTTCGAGCTGGCCGATCCCGGCACCGTGCGCTGGTCCACCGGCCAGGTCCGCGGGCCGCGCTGCCTGCCGGTGCGCGTCCTCGGGCACGGCGCGGCATGAGGATCGCGTACGACCGCGACGCCTGCCAGGGCCACAACCGCTGCTACCAGCTGGCCCCCGAGCTGTTCGACGTGGACGAGGAGGGCTACGCCGTCCTGCTCGTCACCGGCGAGGTCCCGGCCGAGCTCGAAGAGAAGGCCCAGCTCTGCGCCGACAACTGCCCCGAGTTCGCCATCGAGGTCGAGGCGTAGTCAGCCC
This window of the Acidimicrobiales bacterium genome carries:
- a CDS encoding ferredoxin, with protein sequence MRIAYDRDACQGHNRCYQLAPELFDVDEEGYAVLLVTGEVPAELEEKAQLCADNCPEFAIEVEA